One region of Enterobacter ludwigii genomic DNA includes:
- a CDS encoding lipoprotein: protein MKRFISVALLAALLAGCAHDSPCVPVYDDQGRLVHTNTCMKGTTQDNWETAGAIAGGAAAVAGLTLGIVALTK from the coding sequence ATGAAAAGATTCATTTCCGTTGCACTACTCGCTGCGCTGCTTGCTGGTTGCGCGCACGATTCTCCATGTGTACCGGTTTACGACGACCAGGGCCGACTGGTTCATACCAATACCTGTATGAAAGGCACCACCCAGGATAACTGGGAAACAGCAGGCGCTATCGCCGGCGGTGCTGCCGCAGTCGCGGGCTTGACGCTGGGTATTGTTGCCCTGACGAAGTAA
- a CDS encoding amino acid ABC transporter substrate-binding protein, translated as MKKTMIASMAAAGMMFAVAGQAHAGTTLDAVKKKGFVQCGISDGLPGFSYADANGKFTGIDVDVCRGVAAAVFGDDSKVKYTPLTAKERFTALQSGEVDMLSRNTTWTSSRDAGMGMSFTGVTYYDGIGFLTHNKAGLKSAKELDGATVCIQAGTDTELNVADYFKANNMKYTPVTFDRSDESAKALESGRCDTLASDQSQLYALRIKLSNPAEWIVLPEVISKEPLGPVVRRGDEDWFSIVRWTLFAMLNAEEMGINSKNVDEKAAKPSNPDMAHLLGTEGDFGKDLKLDNKWAYNIIKQVGNYSEIFERNVGSESPLKIKRGQNNLWNNGGIQYAPPVR; from the coding sequence ATGAAAAAGACGATGATAGCCAGCATGGCCGCTGCAGGCATGATGTTTGCCGTAGCCGGTCAAGCCCATGCGGGAACGACACTGGATGCCGTTAAAAAGAAAGGTTTTGTTCAATGTGGTATCAGTGACGGTTTGCCTGGCTTCTCTTATGCCGATGCTAATGGCAAATTTACCGGGATTGATGTGGATGTCTGCCGTGGCGTCGCCGCCGCCGTTTTTGGCGATGACAGCAAAGTAAAATATACCCCGCTGACGGCGAAAGAACGCTTTACGGCGCTGCAGTCCGGCGAGGTCGACATGCTCTCCCGCAATACGACCTGGACCTCTTCCCGTGATGCAGGTATGGGCATGTCATTTACCGGTGTAACCTATTATGACGGCATCGGCTTCCTTACCCACAATAAAGCTGGCCTGAAAAGCGCGAAGGAACTGGATGGTGCCACGGTTTGTATTCAGGCGGGCACCGATACCGAGCTGAACGTCGCGGATTATTTCAAAGCCAATAACATGAAATACACCCCTGTCACATTTGACCGCTCCGATGAATCAGCTAAAGCGCTGGAATCTGGTCGTTGTGACACACTGGCCTCTGACCAGTCACAGCTGTATGCGTTACGTATTAAGCTGAGCAATCCAGCGGAGTGGATTGTCCTGCCGGAAGTGATCTCGAAAGAACCTCTTGGACCGGTTGTCCGCCGTGGCGATGAAGACTGGTTCTCCATCGTTCGCTGGACGCTGTTTGCCATGCTGAATGCGGAAGAAATGGGCATCAACTCGAAAAACGTCGATGAGAAAGCGGCTAAACCATCCAACCCGGATATGGCACACCTGCTTGGTACAGAAGGTGATTTCGGCAAGGATCTGAAGCTGGATAACAAGTGGGCCTACAACATCATCAAACAGGTGGGCAACTACTCTGAGATCTTTGAACGCAACGTGGGATCGGAAAGCCCGCTGAAGATCAAACGCGGCCAGAACAATCTCTGGAACAACGGCGGTATTCAGTACGCGCCACCTGTACGTTAA
- a CDS encoding amino acid ABC transporter permease, which yields MSHRRSAVKGSLSFSHPAVRAWLFQIIAIVAVVLIAVYLIHNTITNLNNRGITSGFAFLDRSAGFGIVQHLIDYQEGDTYGRVFVVGLLNTLLVSALCIVFASILGFFIGLARLSENWLLRKLSTVYIETFRNIPPLLQIFFWYFAVLRNLPGPRQAVDAFDLFFLSNRGLSIPSPLPGEGLYAFIGAIVIALALSVAVFRFNRKHQIKTGQLRKTWPTAAALVIGLPLLTHWLFGAALHWDVPHLRGFNFQGGMVLIPELASLTLALSIYTSAFIAEIIRSGIQAVPHGQHEAARSLGLPHTVTLRQVIIPQALRVIIPPLTSQYLNIVKNSSLAAAIGYPDMVSLFAGTVLNQTGQAIETIAITMSVYLIISLVISLLMNLYNRRIALVER from the coding sequence ATGTCCCATCGCCGCTCAGCCGTAAAAGGATCGCTATCCTTTTCTCATCCCGCGGTCCGCGCCTGGCTATTCCAGATTATTGCTATTGTTGCGGTTGTTCTCATCGCCGTGTATCTCATCCATAACACCATCACCAACCTGAATAACCGCGGTATTACCTCCGGTTTTGCGTTTTTAGATCGCAGCGCGGGGTTTGGCATTGTTCAGCACCTTATTGATTACCAGGAAGGTGACACGTACGGACGCGTGTTCGTGGTCGGTTTACTGAATACGCTGTTGGTATCGGCGCTTTGTATCGTCTTCGCGTCGATACTGGGCTTCTTTATTGGTCTGGCGCGTCTTTCTGAAAACTGGCTACTGCGGAAGCTTTCAACTGTCTACATCGAGACGTTCCGCAATATCCCCCCGTTGCTGCAGATTTTCTTCTGGTATTTCGCCGTACTGCGTAACCTTCCCGGTCCCCGCCAGGCCGTTGACGCGTTTGATCTGTTTTTCCTGAGTAACCGAGGGTTGTCTATTCCTTCACCTCTGCCAGGCGAAGGACTTTACGCTTTCATTGGCGCGATAGTGATAGCGCTTGCCCTTTCTGTTGCAGTATTCCGCTTTAACCGCAAGCATCAGATCAAAACCGGCCAGCTTCGTAAAACCTGGCCAACGGCTGCTGCCTTGGTTATCGGCCTGCCGCTTTTGACACACTGGCTCTTTGGTGCCGCACTACACTGGGATGTTCCACATCTGCGTGGTTTTAACTTTCAGGGCGGGATGGTATTGATCCCTGAACTGGCATCCCTGACGCTGGCACTTTCGATTTATACGTCCGCATTTATCGCTGAGATTATCCGTTCAGGGATCCAGGCCGTACCGCATGGACAACACGAGGCAGCACGCTCTCTGGGGTTGCCCCATACCGTGACGCTTCGCCAGGTCATCATACCTCAGGCATTAAGGGTCATCATTCCACCCCTGACCAGCCAGTACCTCAACATTGTCAAAAACTCATCGCTGGCCGCTGCCATTGGTTACCCCGATATGGTGTCACTGTTCGCTGGAACCGTGCTTAACCAGACAGGGCAAGCCATTGAAACCATCGCCATCACCATGTCTGTCTATCTGATCATCAGCCTGGTGATTTCATTGCTGATGAACCTCTATAACCGTCGTATAGCACTGGTCGAGCGCTAA
- a CDS encoding amino acid ABC transporter permease: MTKAILSHSSRPAHSTGGRFILWARKNLFSSWSNSLLTIVCLWLMWELIPPLLNWAFLQANWVGSTRADCTKSGACWVFIHERFGQFMYGLYPHEQRWRINLALVIGLLSIAIMFWKKLPHRGRYIAVWAVVYPIIVWVLLYGGFLGLERVETRQWGGLTLTLIIASVGIAGALPWGILLALGRRSKMPVVRVLSVIFIEFWRGVPLITVLFMSSVMLPLFMAEGTTIDKLIRALVGVILFQSAYVAEVVRGGLQALPKGQYEAAESLALGYWKTQGLVILPQALKLVIPGLVNTIIALFKDTSLVIIIGLFDLFSSVQQATVDPVWLGMSTEGYVFAALIYWIFCFSMSRYSQHLEKRFNTGRTPH; encoded by the coding sequence ATGACAAAAGCGATACTGTCGCACTCCTCGCGCCCTGCCCACTCGACAGGTGGACGTTTCATTCTCTGGGCGCGTAAGAATCTGTTCTCCAGCTGGAGTAACAGCCTGTTGACGATTGTCTGCCTGTGGCTCATGTGGGAATTGATTCCTCCACTGCTGAACTGGGCGTTTTTACAGGCCAATTGGGTCGGTTCAACCCGTGCAGACTGCACAAAATCCGGTGCCTGCTGGGTGTTTATTCATGAGCGTTTCGGGCAATTCATGTATGGATTGTATCCGCACGAACAGCGCTGGCGGATTAATCTGGCGCTGGTTATTGGCCTGCTATCAATCGCTATCATGTTCTGGAAAAAGCTGCCTCATCGTGGACGCTATATTGCCGTCTGGGCCGTGGTCTATCCGATTATTGTCTGGGTGCTGTTGTATGGCGGTTTCCTGGGGCTGGAACGCGTTGAAACCCGCCAGTGGGGCGGTCTAACGTTAACGCTAATTATCGCTTCAGTGGGAATAGCCGGTGCTCTGCCGTGGGGGATTTTACTTGCCCTGGGACGGCGTTCAAAAATGCCTGTCGTGCGTGTCCTTTCCGTTATCTTCATTGAGTTCTGGCGCGGTGTACCGCTCATTACCGTTCTGTTTATGTCGTCGGTCATGCTACCGCTGTTTATGGCAGAAGGTACAACGATCGACAAACTGATCCGCGCCCTGGTCGGTGTGATTCTCTTCCAGTCCGCCTATGTCGCTGAAGTTGTGCGCGGTGGTCTGCAGGCGTTGCCTAAAGGCCAGTACGAAGCAGCGGAATCACTGGCGCTCGGTTACTGGAAAACGCAGGGGCTGGTCATTCTTCCCCAGGCACTCAAGCTGGTTATCCCGGGTCTGGTTAACACGATCATTGCCCTCTTCAAAGATACCAGTCTGGTAATCATTATCGGATTGTTCGATCTCTTTAGCAGCGTGCAGCAGGCCACCGTGGACCCCGTCTGGTTGGGAATGTCCACCGAAGGATATGTCTTTGCTGCCCTAATCTACTGGATCTTTTGTTTTAGCATGTCGCGCTATAGCCAGCATCTGGAAAAGCGCTTTAACACCGGGCGTACACCGCACTGA
- a CDS encoding amino acid ABC transporter ATP-binding protein produces MSQITMTPADAMITLEDVNKWYGQFHVLKDINLKVKQGERIVLCGPSGSGKSTTIRCINHLEEHQQGRIVVDGIELNEDIRNIERVRQEVGMVFQHFNLFPHLTVLQNCTLAPIWVQKLPKKEAEALAMHYLERVRIAEHANKFPGQISGGQQQRVAIARSLCMKPKIMLFDEPTSALDPEMVKEVLDTMIGLAQSGMTMLCVTHEMGFARTVADRVIFMDRGEIVEQAPPDEFFAHPKSERTRTFLSQVIH; encoded by the coding sequence ATGAGCCAAATTACTATGACACCCGCCGACGCGATGATTACGCTGGAAGACGTAAATAAATGGTACGGACAGTTTCATGTCCTGAAAGACATCAACCTGAAGGTTAAACAGGGCGAACGCATCGTACTTTGTGGACCTTCAGGTTCAGGTAAATCCACGACAATTCGCTGTATTAACCATCTGGAAGAACATCAACAGGGACGCATTGTGGTTGATGGTATTGAGCTGAATGAAGATATCCGCAATATCGAACGTGTTCGTCAGGAAGTAGGAATGGTGTTTCAACACTTTAATTTGTTCCCACATCTGACCGTCCTGCAGAACTGCACGCTGGCACCAATCTGGGTTCAAAAGTTGCCCAAAAAGGAGGCCGAAGCACTGGCGATGCACTATCTGGAACGCGTCCGCATTGCAGAGCATGCCAATAAATTTCCAGGCCAGATATCGGGTGGTCAACAGCAGCGTGTGGCTATCGCCCGCTCGCTTTGTATGAAGCCTAAAATCATGCTGTTTGATGAACCTACCTCAGCACTGGATCCTGAAATGGTGAAGGAAGTCCTGGATACTATGATTGGGCTGGCACAATCCGGGATGACCATGTTGTGCGTGACACATGAAATGGGATTTGCCAGAACCGTAGCAGATCGGGTGATCTTCATGGATCGTGGCGAGATTGTCGAGCAGGCACCACCAGATGAATTCTTTGCTCATCCGAAGTCAGAACGCACACGGACCTTCTTGTCGCAGGTGATTCATTAG